A window of Nicotiana tabacum cultivar K326 chromosome 24, ASM71507v2, whole genome shotgun sequence contains these coding sequences:
- the LOC107778106 gene encoding uncharacterized protein LOC107778106 isoform X1 — MDSEKLSAQIKDKDLFKAAESGDSSLFESLTEEQLLKALSLRNEDVRSLLHVAVSSAHAQVVKILAAADPSASGINSGDEEGWVPLHSATSSGNVEIVEILLSRGADVNLKNDGGRTALHYAASKGRVKIAELLISHGAKINAKDKA, encoded by the exons ATGGATTCGGAAAAACTGTCAGCTCAAATAAAGGACAAAGACTTGTTCAAAGCAGCTGAATCTGGCGATTCATCGCTCTTCGAATCACTTACCGAAGAACAGCTCCTTAAAGCCCTATCTCTCCGTAATGAAGATGTCCGTTCTCTCCTTCACGTTGCCGTCTCTTCTGCCCACGCCCAG GTGGTGAAGATTCTTGCGGCTGCTGATCCCTCAGCGAGTGGTATAAATAGTGGTGATGAAGAAGGTTGGGTGCCATTGCACTCTGCAACAAGCAGTGGTAATGTGGAAATTGTGGAGATTCTGCTCAGCAGAG GTGCTGATGTAAATCTGAAAAATGATGGTGGCCGCACTGCCCTTCACTATGCCGCTAGCAAGGGTCGAGTGAAAATTGCTGAACTTTTGATTTCACACGGTGCTAAGATCAATGCGAAAGACAAGGCTT GA